The Paenibacillus uliginis N3/975 genome has a window encoding:
- a CDS encoding EscU/YscU/HrcU family type III secretion system export apparatus switch protein yields the protein MKGKEPILALKKAVALKYTPGESDAPIVTAKGQGKLAETILERAKEHGVPVQEDAALVEVLSKLDLDQQIPTELYQLVAEVLTYVYQADGLAKEGGQPS from the coding sequence ATGAAGGGGAAAGAACCCATATTGGCTTTGAAAAAAGCGGTAGCCTTAAAATATACCCCCGGTGAGAGCGATGCACCGATCGTAACGGCCAAAGGCCAAGGTAAACTGGCAGAGACGATCCTGGAACGGGCAAAGGAACATGGTGTCCCGGTTCAAGAGGATGCTGCCCTGGTAGAAGTACTCTCAAAGCTCGATTTGGATCAGCAGATTCCTACAGAGCTATATCAGTTGGTGGCCGAAGTTCTAACCTATGTCTATCAGGCGGATGGATTGGCTAAGGAAGGGGGTCAACCTTCATGA
- a CDS encoding YraN family protein, translating into MRPMSEGRKDSRKQKGAAAEEAAASFLVERGFSILDRNWRNRTGEIDIIANDRGTLVFVEVRSRSGTSTYGTPSESVNHRKIAQVRSIAQQYIHYKKSYDIPIRFDVVAVILKPDMSVDSIELIEAAF; encoded by the coding sequence ATGAGACCTATGTCAGAAGGAAGGAAAGATTCCCGTAAACAAAAGGGAGCAGCCGCAGAAGAAGCTGCAGCCTCTTTCCTGGTAGAACGTGGTTTCAGCATATTGGACCGTAACTGGCGTAATCGAACGGGAGAAATAGATATTATCGCGAACGACAGAGGGACGCTTGTGTTCGTTGAGGTACGGAGTCGAAGCGGTACGTCTACATATGGCACGCCATCCGAATCGGTTAACCATCGGAAAATCGCCCAAGTCCGCAGTATCGCCCAGCAGTATATTCATTACAAAAAAAGCTATGATATTCCGATTCGATTTGATGTGGTAGCTGTAATACTTAAGCCGGATATGAGCGTGGACTCCATTGAACTTATAGAGGCTGCCTTTTGA
- a CDS encoding YifB family Mg chelatase-like AAA ATPase: MYGKLHSACLYGIDGVIIQVEVDLANGLPQTSIIGLPDSSIRESVERVRAAIKNCGFTYPMQRVTVNLAPADLRKEGSSFDLAIALGILMTSGQLTLTSSDRLLMIGELALDGCLRPVTGVLSMVERAKREGFEGVLLPRENAPEAALIAGMNIYGISHLADLTEVKELESGDRNTKSSRKKDNEPIVVSISHLRYRPESTHAKSFIKDTDGISFEDYSDVLGQQHVKRALTIAAAGMHNILLIGPPGTGKTMLIKRLPSILPALSEQESLETTKIFSAAGKLKQSEGLLRQRPFRSPHHTISSGGLIGGGTIPKPGEVSLAHRGILFLDELPEFSRSVLEVLRQPLEDREVTISRARAVFTFPARFMLACSMNPCPCGFYGSDHPHHRCTCSLQRIAQYRAKISGPLLDRIDLQVDVPRPKEWPGTANPLSSEEMCVQVNLAQSVQLARYRNTPFNWNSELSGSALRRFTKLDRASADLLHSTLDMLGLSMRAYDRILKLARTIADLEGSSDINSGHIAEAIQYRQLDKQTVSMDEAMY, from the coding sequence ATGTATGGCAAACTTCACAGCGCATGCCTGTACGGCATTGACGGTGTTATCATCCAAGTGGAGGTGGACCTTGCTAATGGGCTGCCGCAAACCTCCATCATCGGTCTTCCCGACTCATCCATCCGTGAATCGGTTGAACGGGTTAGAGCCGCTATTAAAAATTGCGGATTCACCTATCCCATGCAAAGAGTCACTGTGAATTTAGCTCCTGCTGATTTACGAAAGGAAGGCTCATCCTTTGATCTGGCTATAGCTTTAGGTATTTTGATGACAAGCGGACAGCTTACGTTGACCTCCTCAGATCGGTTGCTAATGATCGGGGAACTCGCTCTGGACGGCTGTCTCAGGCCGGTTACAGGGGTGCTTTCTATGGTGGAACGCGCCAAACGCGAGGGTTTTGAAGGGGTTCTCCTCCCACGGGAAAATGCTCCTGAAGCAGCATTAATCGCTGGAATGAACATATATGGGATTAGTCATCTAGCAGATCTAACTGAGGTCAAGGAATTGGAATCCGGAGATAGAAATACGAAGTCGTCACGTAAAAAAGATAATGAGCCTATAGTAGTCTCAATATCCCACTTACGTTATCGGCCGGAATCAACCCATGCTAAGAGTTTTATTAAGGATACAGATGGGATTTCATTCGAAGATTACAGCGATGTGCTTGGACAACAGCATGTTAAGCGAGCCTTAACCATCGCGGCCGCTGGAATGCATAATATCCTGCTCATTGGACCACCAGGCACTGGTAAGACGATGCTCATCAAACGTCTCCCTTCCATCCTCCCTGCGTTGAGTGAACAAGAGTCATTGGAAACGACCAAAATTTTCAGCGCAGCCGGCAAGCTGAAACAAAGCGAAGGCCTCCTGCGGCAGCGTCCATTCCGCTCACCTCATCATACGATATCCTCGGGCGGACTTATCGGCGGCGGCACGATTCCGAAGCCCGGCGAGGTCAGTCTGGCACATAGAGGCATATTGTTTCTCGATGAGCTGCCTGAATTCTCCCGAAGTGTGTTGGAAGTATTAAGGCAACCGCTGGAGGATCGTGAAGTAACGATTAGCCGTGCCCGAGCTGTGTTTACCTTCCCTGCCCGATTCATGCTCGCTTGTTCTATGAATCCGTGTCCGTGCGGATTCTATGGGAGTGATCATCCACATCACCGCTGTACATGCAGTCTGCAGAGGATTGCACAGTATAGAGCCAAAATATCCGGTCCACTACTTGACCGTATTGATCTCCAGGTAGACGTGCCCAGGCCCAAAGAGTGGCCGGGAACAGCAAATCCGCTGTCCTCGGAGGAGATGTGTGTCCAGGTGAATCTAGCCCAGAGTGTTCAACTGGCACGTTACCGAAATACTCCCTTCAACTGGAACAGTGAGCTGTCCGGCAGCGCCCTTCGGCGGTTTACCAAGCTGGATCGTGCTTCTGCCGATCTTCTCCATTCCACACTCGATATGCTGGGACTTAGCATGCGTGCATATGACCGCATATTAAAGCTAGCCCGAACCATTGCGGACCTTGAGGGATCTTCAGACATAAATTCCGGTCATATTGCTGAGGCGATTCAATACCGCCAACTCGACAAACAAACTGTATCGATGGATGAAGCAATGTATTAG
- the sucC gene encoding ADP-forming succinate--CoA ligase subunit beta produces the protein MNIHEYQGKQVLKQYGVVVPNGKVAFTVEEAVEAAQSLGSPVTVVKAQIHAGGRGKAGGVKVAKNLDEVRAYAEEILGKVLVTHQTGPEGKEVKRLLIEEGCDIRKEYYIGVVVDRGTGRVVMMASEEGGTEIEEVAEATPEKIFKEVIDPAVGMQMFQARKLAYAINIPNELVGKAAQFMLALYTAFVEKDCSIAEINPLVVTGDGNVMALDAKLNFDSNALYRHKDIQELRDLEEEDEKEIEASKYDLSYIALDGNIGCMVNGAGLAMATMDIIKYYGGDPANFLDVGGGATTEKVTEAFKIILSDPQVKGIFVNIFGGIMRCDVIASGVVEAAKQLGLTRPLVVRLEGTNVDLGKQILAESGLNIVPADSMADGAQKIVSLVQ, from the coding sequence ATGAATATCCATGAATATCAAGGAAAACAAGTACTGAAGCAATATGGAGTGGTCGTTCCTAACGGCAAGGTAGCTTTTACGGTAGAGGAAGCTGTTGAGGCGGCACAATCGCTTGGCAGTCCCGTAACCGTTGTCAAAGCGCAAATCCATGCAGGCGGACGCGGTAAAGCTGGCGGCGTTAAAGTAGCCAAGAATCTCGATGAGGTTCGTGCTTATGCCGAAGAAATTTTGGGCAAGGTACTGGTAACACATCAGACCGGACCTGAAGGTAAAGAAGTTAAGCGCTTGCTTATTGAAGAAGGCTGCGATATTCGCAAGGAGTATTATATCGGCGTTGTTGTAGACCGGGGTACCGGCCGTGTCGTTATGATGGCTTCGGAAGAAGGCGGCACAGAAATCGAAGAGGTTGCAGAAGCAACTCCTGAGAAAATTTTCAAGGAAGTCATTGATCCAGCTGTCGGGATGCAGATGTTCCAAGCCCGCAAGCTGGCATACGCTATCAATATTCCTAATGAACTGGTAGGCAAGGCAGCGCAATTCATGCTCGCATTGTATACTGCTTTTGTCGAAAAAGACTGCTCGATTGCCGAGATCAATCCGTTGGTTGTAACCGGTGACGGCAACGTTATGGCTCTGGATGCTAAGCTGAACTTCGATTCCAATGCGCTGTACCGTCATAAGGATATTCAAGAGTTGCGTGATTTGGAAGAAGAAGACGAGAAGGAAATTGAAGCTTCCAAGTATGACTTAAGTTACATAGCATTAGATGGGAATATCGGCTGCATGGTAAACGGCGCAGGCCTTGCCATGGCTACGATGGACATTATTAAATACTATGGCGGAGACCCTGCTAACTTCCTTGATGTAGGAGGCGGCGCCACAACGGAGAAAGTAACAGAAGCATTCAAGATTATTTTGTCCGATCCGCAGGTTAAAGGTATTTTCGTAAACATTTTCGGTGGAATTATGCGCTGTGATGTCATCGCATCCGGTGTTGTGGAAGCGGCGAAACAGCTCGGACTTACTCGTCCGCTGGTCGTTCGTCTGGAAGGTACAAACGTTGATTTGGGTAAACAAATCTTGGCTGAATCCGGACTGAATATCGTTCCTGCTGATTCCATGGCTGATGGAGCACAGAAAATCGTTTCACTCGTTCAGTAA
- the sucD gene encoding succinate--CoA ligase subunit alpha — translation MSILVDKNTKVITQGITGKTALFHAKGALDYGTQMVGGTSPGKGGTQVDITLENGETVSLPVFNTVEEAKAKTGATASVIYVPPAFAADSIMEAVDAEMELVICITEGIPVLDMVKVARYLEGKKTRLIGPNCPGVITPGECKIGIMPGYIHMPGHVGVVSRSGTLTYEAVHQLTTRGIGQSAAVGIGGDPVKGSEFIDILKLFNEDPQTHAVIMIGEIGGTAEEEAAEWIAANMTKPVVGFIGGATAPPGKRMGHAGAIISGGKGTAKEKMAVLEACGIKVAPTPSEMGSTLVSVLEEKGILSLCTTH, via the coding sequence GTGAGTATTTTGGTCGATAAAAATACAAAAGTCATTACACAGGGGATTACAGGTAAAACTGCCCTCTTTCATGCGAAAGGTGCACTCGATTACGGTACGCAAATGGTCGGAGGAACTTCTCCCGGCAAAGGCGGCACCCAAGTTGATATTACGCTGGAGAATGGTGAGACAGTCAGTCTTCCGGTATTTAATACGGTAGAAGAAGCGAAAGCAAAAACCGGTGCCACGGCTAGTGTTATCTACGTTCCTCCTGCTTTTGCAGCAGATTCCATTATGGAAGCGGTAGACGCAGAAATGGAACTTGTCATCTGTATTACAGAAGGTATTCCGGTGCTGGATATGGTCAAAGTTGCCCGTTATTTGGAAGGCAAAAAAACCCGTCTGATCGGACCTAACTGTCCGGGCGTTATTACACCGGGTGAATGCAAGATCGGCATCATGCCGGGTTACATTCATATGCCAGGACATGTGGGCGTTGTATCCCGAAGCGGAACCCTTACGTATGAAGCGGTTCATCAGCTGACAACACGTGGTATTGGACAATCCGCTGCAGTGGGTATCGGGGGCGACCCTGTTAAAGGTTCTGAGTTCATTGATATTCTTAAACTTTTCAATGAAGATCCTCAGACCCATGCTGTCATCATGATTGGTGAGATCGGTGGTACAGCGGAAGAGGAAGCGGCAGAATGGATAGCTGCGAACATGACTAAGCCGGTTGTCGGCTTTATCGGTGGTGCTACGGCTCCTCCAGGAAAACGTATGGGGCATGCGGGTGCTATCATTTCGGGCGGTAAAGGAACAGCTAAGGAAAAGATGGCTGTCCTTGAAGCTTGCGGAATTAAAGTAGCTCCAACGC